In Isoptericola jiangsuensis, the following proteins share a genomic window:
- a CDS encoding DUF3043 domain-containing protein, with translation MFSRKRDIAEASSSSTPDTAVDPVKAAADLELAGRPATKGRPTPKRSEAEARNKRPLVPNDRKAARKASREKMREERNREYVAMQTGDERHLPARDKGPVRRYVRDHVDARWNLGEFFLPVAFVFIFLNILVMQNPTLSALVLVALYAVVLVTLLDATIMWQRLKRRLRDKFGSVDASGAKVYDVPRGTMMYAVMRAFQIRRSRLPKPMHKKHGVWPE, from the coding sequence GTGTTCTCCCGCAAGCGCGACATCGCCGAGGCGTCCTCCTCCAGCACGCCCGACACCGCCGTCGACCCCGTCAAGGCCGCCGCCGACCTCGAGCTCGCGGGCCGCCCCGCGACCAAGGGCCGCCCGACGCCGAAGCGGAGCGAGGCCGAGGCGCGCAACAAGCGCCCCCTCGTGCCGAACGACCGCAAGGCCGCCCGCAAGGCGTCCCGGGAGAAGATGCGCGAGGAGCGCAACCGCGAGTACGTCGCGATGCAGACCGGCGACGAGCGGCACCTGCCCGCCCGTGACAAGGGTCCGGTGCGCCGCTACGTGCGCGACCACGTGGACGCCCGCTGGAACCTCGGCGAGTTCTTCCTGCCGGTGGCGTTCGTCTTCATCTTCCTCAACATCCTCGTCATGCAGAACCCGACGCTCAGCGCCCTGGTGCTCGTCGCGCTGTACGCGGTGGTGCTGGTGACCCTGCTCGACGCGACGATCATGTGGCAGCGCCTCAAGCGCCGCCTGCGCGACAAGTTCGGCTCCGTCGACGCGAGCGGCGCGAAGGTGTACGACGTACCGCGCGGCACGATGATGTACGCCGTCATGCGCGCCTTCCAGATCCGTCGATCGCGCCTGCCCAAGCCGATGCACAAGAAGCACGGCGTCTGGCCGGAGTGA
- a CDS encoding dipeptidase yields the protein MKHTDPDVAALRDHVDAHFPAVQADLEALVRIPSVSAAAFDQTHVAASAEAVAELLRGAGLPEVQVLRSPRPDGTPGAPAVVARRPAAPGAPTVLLYAHHDVQPPGDATTWDTDPFTPTQVGERLFGRGAADDKAGVMAHVGALRVLAAADADPGVGVTVFVEGEEESGSPSFSRFLADHHELLAADVIVVADSTNWKVGVPALTTSLRGLVDGVVTVEALGHAVHSGMFGGPLLDANTLLARLVATLHDEVGNVAVDGLVTGPEPEVDYAEADFRADSSVLDGVRLSGEGSLAGRLWTKPALAVIGIDATSVAHASNTIAPRASAKLSLRIPPGQDPQAADDALRAHLEAHAPFGARVTWTPHEHGKPFGAPADSAAMQAARAAFAAAWGTDPVDIGVGGSIPFIADLLESYPDAAVLVTGVEDPDSRAHGANESVHLGELRKVVLAEALLLREIGRPASV from the coding sequence GTGAAGCACACCGACCCGGACGTGGCCGCCCTGCGGGACCACGTCGACGCGCACTTCCCCGCCGTCCAGGCCGACCTCGAGGCGCTGGTGCGCATCCCGAGCGTGTCGGCCGCGGCCTTCGACCAGACGCACGTCGCGGCCAGCGCCGAGGCCGTCGCCGAACTCCTGCGGGGCGCCGGGCTGCCCGAGGTGCAGGTCCTGCGCTCGCCGCGTCCCGACGGCACGCCCGGCGCGCCGGCCGTCGTGGCCCGTCGCCCCGCGGCGCCGGGCGCGCCGACCGTCCTGCTCTACGCCCACCACGACGTCCAGCCGCCCGGCGACGCGACGACCTGGGACACGGACCCGTTCACCCCGACGCAGGTCGGCGAGCGCCTGTTCGGCCGCGGCGCGGCGGACGACAAGGCGGGCGTCATGGCGCACGTCGGGGCGCTGCGCGTCCTGGCGGCGGCCGACGCCGACCCGGGCGTCGGCGTGACGGTGTTCGTCGAGGGGGAGGAGGAGTCCGGCTCGCCGAGCTTCTCCCGCTTCCTGGCCGACCACCACGAGCTGCTCGCCGCGGACGTCATCGTCGTCGCGGACTCCACGAACTGGAAGGTCGGGGTGCCCGCGCTGACGACGTCGCTGCGCGGGCTGGTCGACGGCGTCGTGACCGTCGAGGCGCTCGGCCACGCCGTGCACTCCGGGATGTTCGGGGGTCCGCTGCTGGACGCGAACACGCTGCTGGCGCGGCTGGTGGCGACCCTGCACGACGAGGTCGGCAACGTGGCGGTCGACGGTCTGGTGACGGGCCCGGAGCCCGAGGTCGACTACGCGGAGGCCGACTTCCGCGCCGACTCCTCGGTGCTGGACGGCGTCAGGCTGTCCGGCGAGGGCAGCCTCGCCGGGCGGCTGTGGACCAAGCCGGCGCTGGCCGTCATCGGCATCGACGCGACCAGCGTCGCGCACGCGTCGAACACGATCGCGCCGCGCGCCTCGGCGAAGCTCTCGCTGCGGATCCCGCCGGGCCAGGACCCGCAGGCCGCCGACGACGCCCTGCGCGCCCACCTGGAGGCGCACGCGCCGTTCGGTGCGCGCGTGACGTGGACGCCCCACGAGCACGGCAAGCCGTTCGGTGCGCCCGCCGACTCGGCCGCGATGCAGGCGGCGCGCGCCGCGTTCGCGGCGGCGTGGGGCACCGACCCGGTCGACATCGGCGTGGGCGGCTCGATCCCGTTCATCGCCGACCTGCTGGAGTCCTACCCGGACGCCGCGGTGCTCGTCACCGGCGTCGAGGACCCGGACTCCCGCGCCCACGGCGCCAACGAGTCCGTCCACCTGGGCGAGCTGCGCAAGGTCGTCCTCGCCGAGGCGCTGCTGCTGCGCGAGATCGGGCGCCCCGCCTCGGTCTGA
- a CDS encoding DJ-1/PfpI family protein has product MSTDGGLHIGVFVFDEAEELDVVGPFQVLAQWQEHSGLKPHVSTFSRDGEGVRLAKGMRLVPARSADDVGPLHLLVYPGGWGTRTLLADPDHLEWLRQVRAQTPVLASVCTGALVLAAAGLLAGRPATTHHDHYDDLARIDPSVVVDTEARFVDDGDVVTSAGVSAGIDMALHLVARLESPEVARAVRHAIQYDPAPPA; this is encoded by the coding sequence ATGAGCACCGACGGCGGGCTCCACATCGGCGTCTTCGTCTTCGACGAGGCGGAGGAGCTCGACGTCGTGGGCCCGTTCCAGGTGCTGGCGCAGTGGCAGGAGCACTCGGGGCTCAAGCCGCACGTCAGCACGTTCTCGCGCGACGGCGAGGGGGTCCGGCTCGCGAAGGGCATGCGGCTGGTCCCGGCGCGCTCGGCGGACGACGTGGGCCCGCTGCACCTGCTGGTGTACCCGGGCGGCTGGGGCACCCGGACGCTGCTGGCCGACCCCGACCACCTGGAGTGGTTGCGGCAGGTGCGCGCGCAGACGCCGGTCCTGGCGAGCGTGTGCACCGGTGCGCTGGTCCTGGCCGCGGCGGGACTGCTGGCGGGCCGCCCGGCCACCACGCACCACGACCACTACGACGACCTGGCGCGGATCGACCCGAGCGTCGTGGTGGACACCGAGGCGCGGTTCGTGGACGACGGCGACGTGGTGACGTCGGCGGGGGTGTCGGCGGGCATCGACATGGCGCTGCACCTGGTCGCGCGCCTGGAGTCGCCGGAGGTGGCCCGCGCGGTGCGGCACGCGATCCAGTACGACCCGGCGCCGCCGGCGTGA
- a CDS encoding acyl-CoA thioesterase, which produces MSRMLHLARATLLPRKPLPGFGALDTSTTDLRVHPGDLDLYGHVNNGTYLQMMDVARSNLLADLGGLGRLKERGWYPVVASSTMSYKRSLMPFEKVRVATRVLGWDARVVYLEQVFTVGGSHRARGWVAGRFLGKDGSRVAPHDVLALLVDGEAPASPALPDDVAAWAVAVDVAHREVADRPGH; this is translated from the coding sequence ATGAGCCGCATGCTGCACCTCGCCCGGGCGACCCTGCTCCCCCGCAAGCCGCTGCCGGGGTTCGGGGCGCTCGACACCTCGACGACCGACCTGCGCGTCCACCCGGGCGACCTGGACCTCTACGGGCACGTCAACAACGGGACCTACCTGCAGATGATGGACGTCGCCCGGTCGAACCTGCTGGCCGACCTCGGCGGCCTCGGTCGCCTCAAGGAACGCGGCTGGTACCCCGTGGTGGCGTCCTCCACGATGAGCTACAAGCGCTCGCTCATGCCGTTCGAGAAGGTGCGCGTCGCGACTCGCGTCCTCGGCTGGGACGCCCGCGTCGTCTACCTGGAGCAGGTGTTCACCGTCGGCGGCTCCCACCGGGCCCGCGGCTGGGTCGCCGGCCGGTTCCTCGGCAAGGACGGCTCCCGGGTCGCGCCGCACGACGTCCTCGCCCTCCTCGTCGACGGCGAGGCCCCCGCGAGCCCCGCGCTGCCCGACGACGTCGCCGCGTGGGCCGTGGCCGTCGACGTCGCCCACCGCGAGGTCGCGGACCGTCCGGGCCACTGA
- a CDS encoding aldo/keto reductase family protein translates to MVNYRYLGNSGLKISEITYGNWLTHGSQVENDVATQCVHAALDAGITSFDTADVYANTKAEQVLGDALKGQRRESLEIFTKVYWPTGPGGPNDTGLSRKHVMESINGSLQRLGTDYVDLYQAHRYDVETPLEETMQAFADIVRQGKALYIGVSEWTADQIRAGAALAKELGFQLISSQPQYSMLWRVIEDEVVPTSAELGLSQIVWSPLAQGVLSGKYVPGKELPAGSRATDTKGGARMIERFMRDEVLERVQGLRPVADELGLSMAQLSVAWVLQNDNVAAALVGASRPEQVAENVKASGVTIPAELMAKIDEVLGDVVERDAGKTLEGMPKTRVA, encoded by the coding sequence ATGGTCAACTACCGTTACCTCGGCAACAGCGGTCTCAAGATCTCGGAGATCACCTACGGCAACTGGCTCACCCACGGTTCGCAGGTCGAGAACGACGTCGCGACGCAGTGCGTGCACGCCGCCCTCGACGCCGGCATCACGTCCTTCGACACCGCCGACGTCTACGCCAACACCAAGGCGGAGCAGGTCCTCGGCGACGCGCTGAAGGGCCAGCGCCGCGAGTCCCTCGAGATCTTCACGAAGGTCTACTGGCCGACCGGCCCCGGCGGCCCCAACGACACGGGCCTGTCCCGCAAGCACGTCATGGAGTCCATCAACGGCTCCCTGCAGCGCCTCGGCACCGACTACGTCGACCTCTACCAGGCGCACCGGTACGACGTCGAGACGCCGCTCGAGGAGACGATGCAGGCGTTCGCCGACATCGTCCGCCAGGGCAAGGCGCTCTACATCGGCGTCAGCGAGTGGACCGCCGACCAGATCCGCGCGGGTGCGGCCCTGGCGAAGGAGCTCGGCTTCCAGCTCATCAGCTCCCAGCCGCAGTACTCGATGCTGTGGCGCGTCATCGAGGACGAGGTCGTCCCGACGTCGGCCGAGCTCGGCCTGTCGCAGATCGTCTGGTCACCCTTGGCCCAGGGCGTCCTGTCCGGCAAGTACGTGCCCGGCAAGGAGCTCCCCGCGGGCTCCCGCGCCACCGACACCAAGGGCGGCGCCCGCATGATCGAGCGGTTCATGCGCGACGAGGTCCTCGAGCGCGTCCAGGGCCTGCGCCCCGTCGCCGACGAGCTCGGCCTGTCCATGGCCCAGCTCTCGGTCGCGTGGGTGCTGCAGAACGACAACGTCGCGGCCGCGCTGGTCGGCGCGTCGCGGCCCGAACAGGTCGCGGAGAACGTCAAGGCCTCGGGCGTGACGATCCCCGCCGAGCTCATGGCGAAGATCGACGAGGTGCTCGGCGACGTCGTCGAGCGCGACGCAGGCAAGACCCTCGAGGGCATGCCCAAGACGCGCGTCGCCTGA